Proteins from a genomic interval of Callospermophilus lateralis isolate mCalLat2 chromosome 1, mCalLat2.hap1, whole genome shotgun sequence:
- the Lsmem1 gene encoding leucine-rich single-pass membrane protein 1: MNHSFQDTGSRDIHEDGKLYVVDSINDLNKLNLYPAGSQHLFPLEEKIPDFGTGSGNGRRSLFFMGLLIALIVSLALVFFVIFLIIQTGNKMEDVSRRLTVDGRDIDDLKKINNMIIKRLNQLDLEKN; the protein is encoded by the exons ATGAATCATTCTTTCCAGGACACTGGATCTCGTGACATTCACGAAGATGGAAAGCTTTATGTCGTGGATTCCATTAATGACTTAAACAAACTAAACCTCTATCCTGCTGGATCACAGCATCTGTTCC CTCTTGAAGAGAAAATCCCAGACTTTGGCACAGGATCAGGAAATGGGAGGCGGAGTCTGTTCTTTATGGGGCTGCTAATTGCACTGATCGTCAGCTTGGCACTGGTTTTCTTTGTGATATTTCTAATAA TTCAAACTGGAAACAAGATGGAGGATGTGTCAAGAAGACTAACAGTTGATGGAAGGGACATAGATGACCTAAAGAAAATCAACAACATGATCATAAAGCGACTCAACCAACTGGACTTGGAGAAGAATTAG